A region of the Apium graveolens cultivar Ventura chromosome 6, ASM990537v1, whole genome shotgun sequence genome:
GTGCAAGAAGGCACATGAATAACAGAGAATAAAACATTATGCCAAGTTCTACTGAGTAGCAAATGACTAGATAAGCTCAAACCAGCACAAACGTCTCTACAAATGTCAAAAATTTATGTTAAACACCATCTACATTAAAACAAAGATAAGAATAGTAAAACACCATCtacattaaaaaaatatatatgagAAGTCAATGACATACTATAAATTCATCTAGACACAACAAATATATACAAGTGAACATCTAACTAACAACTTATCATCTATAGACCCCGATAAAACTAAATATATCAAACAATCACGGCAGACTTGCTTCATGCAATGCATAGGCATAGACTCATATGTTTATATAAATATAAAGAACATGTGCAAAACTTAGTGAGCAAACCATAAATATGCCTGAATCCCGCATATGTAATTAAAAGAGCATATATATGTATTGAATAAAGTAAACCTTCTACAGAAAGAGAACTGTACTGGTGATCACATTCATCCTAGTTGAGGGAGATTTGTCGAAGTGCTTCCCTCTGTCTATAACTAACACGGGTAGGACGCAGATATATCACGTCAAAATTAGCAGAGAACTTTGCATCTTCACTAGGCCCGTCCCTGTACCCAGCTATATTTGACTTCCGTCCAGCAATAGTAGTTATGCCTGCATCCAGATTTATGCTTTAACATTAACATTTCCCTTCAAAGGAAACTGGAAGGAGGAGGGATGCTTTATTTTTGTTCAAACAATATATTCACACAGAGTTACAACAATCAGGTCCATTTATAACCACCAATGTTTAAGAGATCCAATGACAGATGGTGTTCCTCTAGCACCTCAATTAAGTTCAGCTTATATCTACTTTCTAGAAACCATACGGTGTTCCTCTACAACCTCTATAGTATTGGACATATGTTCTTATCTTAGGTTCTATCATAGTTATTCACCACACAACTTTACTTCTACGATTAATAGCCTATCACTAGATACCACCAAGATTCAGAAAGAACATATACGTTAATGGATGTCAAAGCAAGATAAAAAAGATTATGATAATACAGGCAACAGTGATAAACCGAGTATGATTATTGTGGCAGGAAACGTGACTATAACCACCAAGTCCTGAAATTGGACTATAGTGTAAACCGATCTGTATATATAGTGGCAGGAATGATTGTAAACATACAAAATATGATTTACCACATCCCAGGGTAGTTTTAATGCCTCAGAATCAAAACTTATGAGAAATTTTACCTTCCTGATTTTTCAGAAGCTATATACCTATCTAGATGACAAGCATCGGATGATTTGACAAGTTCATCATAAAGTCTTTGAAATGCATTCAAGGTTCCTATCAGACAAAGGTAACAAAAGGTACTTTATtaaagaaaaataattaaaatacaaTTTGCGGGAATGAGTTTAATTCATACATACCACCAATCTCCTTCCTGCAACAACTTCCACTTCTTGCAAATCAAACAAATCCCCCACCGAAAGTaagaaaaagtaaataaaaaattagggttttgagtttaaaaaatacccaatttaaaaattaatccaACTAGTAATTCAAATTAAAGATCAATTTTGTAGCTTACCTACGTAGAAATCCAAGCTTTGTGTCTTCGAAGAAATTGAATTGTGCTTCTAGTCGAACGAATCTGGTGAGTGAGAACGAACAAATCGAATATAGTTGACCTCCTTAAAGTAAATTAGTGGAAGTAGAGAGAGTTTAGGGGTGAGATTTAGGGGTTTTGGATAAGGGTGAAAAGGTGTCGAGAGATGAGTGAGTCATGAAGAGTGGAGGTGAGAGTTGAGAGATTAGGGTTCTTGGTGAGAGAGTCCAGAGAAAGAATTTAGTCAGACAGAAAGTTGAGAGAAAGTGAGATTTGTTTTCTAGGTTTTCGTTTGTAGTTAATTTGTTGAAAGAGGGGGAAAAAAATTTGTGGGGGGAGAAAATTTGGTAATAAGTGGGAAAATTTTTAACTAAGGGGGGAAAACATTGCAGGGGCGCGAGATTAATTTTTTTAGGAAACTTAAGACATCGGTTTTAAGAAAATTGATGTTATAAAAATAAAAAGACATCAGATTTACGCGGGATGATGTTAATAAagcttttaacatcagtggcataAGTGACCGATGTCTAATATGTGATGTCTATTCacctttttcttgtagtgatagctgacatcttcatcctcatccaatccatcttctgcccagtcattttcttgtgtaatgaaagccctttccttttgcttgagcaactcaaaatacttctgtttataatccacaggctcaaacttctttttgttggaatctgactttctacacttaCTGGCAAAATGCCAtgtcaagccacatttgaaacatttgaattttgatttatccaccatgtttctacttggcttagctgctccaaagttcttcttgaacttgagcttggaaaatcttctagaaagaaatgcaagatgttcatcaatatcatccatatcatcttggctcaaataaTCTTCactttcagctaccagccccttgcccttgttctcacagacccttgaagtaaactcaacagcttctaccttcacctccttctccttttccaacttagcaaccagtgctatggaccctcctttcttccttcctttctccatcctctcatcttgctctatttcaaactcataagttttcaggatgccatacagtctctccaaagtaaactccttgtaatcttgagagtttctcaatgagactgtcattggtttccattcctttggaagagatctaaggaacttgagattggattcttttgtctgatagactcttccatgcaacttcagagcatttagtagttttttaaacctactaaaaatgtcagtgagagactcactatcttcacaataaatgtgctcatattgctgaattaacagctgcattttattctcccttacttgctcagtaccatcacagataatctgaattgtatcccaaacctccttggttgttttgcagttaatgatgttatcaaacatatcaccatcaactccattgaacaatatattcatggcctttttgtctttcctgacttgctcaatatcaggatctgaccattcatgcctagacttgggaacagatggttcattgcctgttgcagctcttattggcacatgaggacctctctctatgcaatccacataggcctcatcttgagaaagaagagGGCACGTCGGAACCGCATGAGTTCACCGGGGTGGAGCACGGTCCGCCAACCTATCTTACTAATAATAATGAAGGGCCCTTATCTAAGCCCTATCGTTGCGGAATCAGGCCGCCCCTTGCCTTGAAAGAATTCACACGCGGCCACCAGCTTTCCAAAAAGAGGGGGAGATCTGCTGCTTACTGCTCACGTCAATCGAGTAGGTGATTTTGGATTAGCTCCTGGGATTTCGGGTTGTTTTACTCTCTTTCAAACAGTAGACCTTCTTCTTCGGAGCGGAAACGGACGTGGCCAAAACATATAAAGATCGGATCGGTGTAGTCGCTCATAGGGACATATCTATCCGGATAGAGGATAGTCTAGATCGATTCATAGATAGATCTCTCTCCACATATCCATATAGATAGGTATCTCCGTGGATAGAGATAGCCCTCAGTGCTAGAAGGTGGTGGAAACGCTTTCCGTTCCCCAAGATTTAAAAACAATCGCCCTTCCTACTTCGATTCCAGCGAAAGTGGTTGGTCAATAGCTTCAAAGTGAGTTAGCAGAAGAGATTGATCCCAACATGTCAAGGAAGGGCAACACTAAAGCATGGGTGTTTTGTATCTGTATCCATTGAGCAAAGACAGGTTGTAATTGGATAGCGGTATCCGAAAACATATCTTGAGGACGCCCCCAAGCGCTCATGGCATATAAGGCTTTCTTCAATCGGCAAACAAGGGGAAGCCTGATAGGGCTTTAAGAGACAGGGACAGGGGCATGCCTGACTCTTTAGAAAGTATACAAGTGTTGAAAGAGTGAAGTCTGGGGACAACGGTAAACGTGAGGAATGGGGCCTCCAAACCGCCTTACTAAAGAAGTTTGCAAGCAAGGGACATGCCCTACCTTTCCAACTAAGTCCAAGTAGGGGTTGTGTTTGTTCGCGAGAATGGGTTCCTCGTTAAGTAAGTTTGGGGAGCGAAGAAAAAGGGGATGTTTTGTTAATAGGAACTTCCTCCAGCCGAGCCACTACTTGCGTGTGTGTAATTAATGGCAGTTTTTTTATTACGGAGCTGTTAGCTCCTTTAAGTAAGGTAAAATCCGGACAGATCTCTCAATCGTCGAGGGCTTAGTCCCATCCACCTATCGAATCAGGCCGCCCCTTGCCTTGAAAGAATTCACACGCGGCCACCAGCTTTCCAAAAAGAGGGGGAGATCTGCTGCTTACTGCTCACGCGGCTTGACCGAGAACGGGGCGTTCAGGGCCTCCTCTCCAAGCTCTGCTCCGATCCGATCTACCACGGCTCCTTTTATACTAGGGCTTAACGGcgatgtaggtgcatcttcacctttcagtggtgataattgtctttgtccagaaatggaatcttcactgcaacatccttcttattcatcttgctattttgttgtgatctttaaactctttgtacttcaagagcttgctctgattcCAATTGTtcttccctaacaatataacaagaattacagaaggggggttgaatgtaattttggctcctttttgagatttatgaaaaatggttttaactcaatttatatctaactgtttgatttgcaaagtgcggaataaagagttaagtaaatcaaacacaaagtaataaaactcaggtctttaaaactttctggtggatttgaatatatccaccagatatatatatatatatgtatatatatatatatcgagtgagaaccctgtaaagcttgaatagctcatagctgcttacaaatatgaacaactaaacttacagataaatgctacaggattcagcttacaaatgtgtctctgagaatgtattttcttagtctagttagttgttgttctacttgctacacttggtttatatatatcaccaagtttacatggtaataagacaagataataaaacaaaacctatcaagtctaactcaatgctgcttcactactctattccagcatctttgaatatcttcaaaatagcatggaaatggtaatgtttctttgttctcaaaaccgtgctaaacaggctgccacattccttttacaaacacttgacgcatgtgactgtgttatcactgtcaacagatatttgaattgatcatccgtcgggtatatgcttgttatccatcgggtagccttgttgatcatccgtcgggtagctttgttgatcatccgtcgggtacccATTTATCACTTGattccatttcatttgtgcagaattataagacatcttatatttacatttaatcaacctattctgcacatctactagcagtctacatgattcataagctactacagaatttatacaaagttgtttgcagaaatgtgctacagtacttattgttacataagctactcacctggtggatatcaattagtcatccatcgggactatattgaatcatccgtcgggactataattgatcatccatcgggtgctacgaaattcactaagttaaaactactaaggtgttttgtttagcttatcatcaagtacacaacatattcctaacaggtaCACAACCACGGTCTTGTTTCCCCTAGTAAGATGAATTTGGTACAACGCGAAAGTCATGTCAACACCACGCCCCGTAGTTTGATTAAAACGCTTTATGGTTCGGGGGTTCGTAATTGTCAAGTGATGAATATGATTGGTAACATTTATGGAGGTAATGATAAAGTTGGTTTCAATGTTCAACATGTTAGGAATGTGTTAAGATACGAGAGGAAGAAAAGGTTTGAGATTAGTGACGCCCAAGCGGGGTTGGACTTGTTGCATAGGTTGAATGAAGAAAATGcttctaaatattttattaggaCCGAAGTTGATGAAGAGAATCGTTTGAAGTGTCTAGTATGGATTGATCCGAGATGTATAATGGCCTACCAAAATTTTGGCGATGTTGTGGCTTTTAATACCACTTATCGGACAAAGAGATATGCAATGCCATTTGTCCCATTTACCGGAGTCAATCATCATTATCAATCGGTTATTTTCGAGTTTGCATTGATGCGGGATGAACACGCGTCGACTTTTGAGTGGATTCTTCGTACTTGGCTTGAAAGTGAGGGGAATAAGTCTCCATTGACTATAATCACGGATCAAGATCAAGCCATGGCAAGCGCTATTGTGGTTGTACTCCCGAATACTACCCATTTATTGTGTTCTTGGTATATTAGTCAAAAATTCCCCGAGAAATTAGCTCATTATTATTCGGCTTTTCCGGAATTCAAGACGGACTTCAACCATTGTATTTACAAATCTCTCACCGAATGATTTTTTGAGGCTAGATGGGCGTCGTTTGTGGAAAAGTATCACTTGTAAGAGCATAAATGGTTAAATGGGTTATATGAGTTGAAGCGCAAGTGGATTCTTGCATATACTAGAAACACATTTTCGGCGTTTCAAAATAGTACATCGAGGAGTGAGGGGATGAATTCTTTCTTTGATAAGTATATGAGTTCGGCAACGGGTTTGAGGAATTCATTGAAAATACTCAAAAAGCATTGGCACTGCAATTCATGAGGGAGAAGGAAGAAGATTATTCACCATTAATCTAAAATGTCCCATGAAATTGCATACCACATTGGAGTATCATGCTTCTTGTATCTACACTAAAAAAATGTTTAGAAGATTTCAAGATGAATTGGTTGAGTCTTCAAAATACTTTGTTGAAAAAGACTAACGAGCTAGTGAAGAAGGGGAGAGAATGGGGGATGTTTATACGTATTATAGTTGTTATAGGCCCATGTCCGAGCCTATGAGAAGAAATGTTTATTTTGTGGCATTCGAGAAAGCAAGCTTTTTGGGAATGTGTACGTGTAGAATGCTTGAACATTCGGGGCTACCTTGTAGACACCTATTGGCGGTCTTCACTAAGAAACGGGTTTCGGAAATTCCCCCGTATTACATAAACCCGAGGTAGACAATGCAtgccaatagagttgatggtgtgtTGCCTTACGATTTGGATGTTGGACAAAGTCATGAGATGACCTCAACCGATCGATTTAATAGCATGACAATGTTAACCATGAGTTTTTGTCAAAGTAGCATTGCATCCAAGGAACGGTATGATTATGTCGTTAGAGTGATGAATCGAGAAATACCAATTCTTGAAAGAATGAGCGTTGATGGAATTAAATCTTACGAAAGCAATTATCATGCTCCAAATGCAAGTGCTCATGAAGAACCAATTCTTGACCCTCTTATATCCCAAACTAAAGGGAGAAAAAAGGGCGTTCATTTAAAAAGTCCTATAGAATCGATTGGTAAAAAGGAGAAGCCGCCAATAAAGTGCACCTATTGTCAAATGGAaggccatgataaaagaaagtgTGTTAGTAGACTAGAAGATCTTAAAAATGCTCAAGAATTGCAATATAATTAGTAGTGTAGCATTTGTAACCGAATGTTGTAATCTTTTAATGGATTTGAATTTTTAGTGTTTAACATTGCTTTCTTTTTTGTTATGTTTTATTGTCATAT
Encoded here:
- the LOC141666032 gene encoding protein FAR1-RELATED SEQUENCE 5-like, which produces MNLVQRESHVNTTPRSLIKTLYGSGVRNCQVMNMIGNIYGGNDKVGFNVQHVRNVLRYERKKRFEISDAQAGLDLLHRLNEENASKYFIRTEVDEENRLKCLVWIDPRCIMAYQNFGDVVAFNTTYRTKRYAMPFVPFTGVNHHYQSVIFEFALMRDEHASTFEWILRTWLESEGNKSPLTIITDQDQAMASAIVVVLPNTTHLLCSWYISQKFPEKLAHYYSAFPEFKTDFNHCIYKSLTE